From Acinetobacter lwoffii, a single genomic window includes:
- a CDS encoding outer membrane lipid asymmetry maintenance protein MlaD encodes MKSRTSELAVGVFVILFGIALFFLAMRVSGLVGHNISDSYKMTATFENVNGIKPRAKVALSGVKVGQVDDITLDPVTRLATVHMTLDGSLTSFNAEQLKQVQQEALEELRYSSDYTAAAPAQQKDMEKQLLDNMNSITNIDEDAYIMVATNGLLGEKYLKIIPGGGLNYLKRGDQIANTQGTMEIEDLVTKFITGGAGKSSDSQETAPEQATVSESTDAEPAFVE; translated from the coding sequence ATGAAATCACGTACTAGTGAGCTGGCCGTTGGTGTTTTTGTTATTTTGTTTGGTATTGCCTTATTTTTCCTAGCAATGCGTGTCAGTGGTCTGGTCGGACACAATATTTCCGACAGCTATAAAATGACAGCGACTTTTGAAAATGTAAATGGGATTAAGCCGCGTGCCAAAGTGGCATTGAGTGGTGTGAAAGTGGGGCAAGTGGATGACATTACCCTGGATCCAGTCACGCGTCTGGCGACCGTGCATATGACCCTGGATGGCTCATTGACCTCGTTTAATGCTGAACAGTTAAAGCAGGTTCAGCAGGAAGCACTGGAAGAGTTACGTTATAGTTCGGACTATACTGCGGCTGCACCTGCGCAACAAAAAGACATGGAAAAACAACTGTTAGATAACATGAACTCCATCACCAATATTGATGAAGATGCTTATATTATGGTAGCGACCAATGGGTTGTTGGGTGAAAAATACCTGAAAATTATTCCAGGTGGTGGTCTGAACTATTTGAAACGCGGTGATCAGATTGCCAATACCCAAGGCACCATGGAAATTGAAGATTTAGTGACGAAGTTCATTACTGGCGGTGCCGGTAAATCGTCGGATAGTCAAGAAACTGCCCCAGAACAGGCGACAGTTTCAGAATCGACTGATGCAGAACCTGCATTTGTTGAATAA
- a CDS encoding CorA family divalent cation transporter, with the protein MLEAFYATERGSLEDITINGDFDLHPDLVWLDLIAPSQEEQQWILDAYAQNLPTLKSLEDISSSARFYRDDDGILHISTYFLTKNKNYQVENENEDESSMLATVQTVAFILHKDRLFTLRGEKLVAFRAFRARARRNDYEIDYKDPTWILLGLLEAKLDELADILEDVHKDLEKYSTEVLNNRHREQILDLDDMITRLAQLEDMLGKAQLCLIDLRRVLTFLSRPRALGSHIYDADIRELSEDVRSLVEHDAFLFQKVRFLLDTTSGFINTEQNDTIRRFSILPSMLAPPMLIASIYGMNTEVLPFAQGSMSFIMVSIILIGFLIGPLIYFRWKKWI; encoded by the coding sequence ATGCTTGAAGCCTTTTACGCCACAGAGCGCGGTAGCTTAGAAGATATCACGATTAACGGTGATTTCGACCTGCATCCAGATTTAGTATGGCTTGATCTGATTGCACCTTCACAAGAAGAGCAGCAATGGATTCTAGATGCCTATGCGCAAAACTTGCCGACCTTAAAATCGCTGGAAGATATTTCCTCGAGTGCCCGATTTTACCGTGATGATGACGGCATTTTGCATATCAGTACCTATTTTTTAACCAAAAATAAAAACTATCAGGTCGAGAACGAAAACGAAGATGAATCCAGCATGCTGGCGACGGTACAAACCGTAGCATTCATTCTGCATAAGGACCGTCTGTTTACCTTGCGTGGCGAAAAGCTGGTGGCCTTTCGTGCCTTCCGTGCCCGTGCGCGCCGCAATGATTATGAAATCGATTATAAAGATCCGACCTGGATTTTATTGGGTCTGCTCGAAGCCAAACTAGATGAACTGGCCGACATTCTAGAAGATGTACATAAAGATTTAGAGAAATATTCAACTGAAGTGTTGAATAACCGCCATCGTGAGCAGATTCTCGATCTGGATGACATGATTACCCGGCTAGCTCAACTGGAAGATATGCTCGGTAAAGCGCAGCTCTGTCTGATCGATTTACGTCGTGTTCTAACTTTCCTGTCTCGTCCACGCGCCTTGGGTAGTCATATTTATGATGCGGATATCCGAGAACTTAGTGAAGATGTCCGCTCGCTGGTGGAGCATGATGCCTTCCTGTTCCAGAAAGTGCGCTTCCTGCTCGATACCACGTCCGGATTCATTAACACGGAACAGAACGATACGATTCGTCGATTCTCGATCTTGCCAAGTATGCTTGCACCGCCGATGCTCATTGCCAGTATTTATGGCATGAATACCGAAGTTCTGCCTTTTGCACAAGGCTCCATGAGCTTCATTATGGTCAGTATTATTTTGATCGGCTTTTTGATCGGGCCATTGATTTACTTTAGATGGAAGAAGTGGATTTAA
- the recG gene encoding ATP-dependent DNA helicase RecG, with amino-acid sequence MAAVHQLQGVGNAAASLLEKLNIFNTDDLLFHLPRDYEDRSTIIPMNQLSVGRSYLLEGIVKGVDFPPGKRKSMAVLLDDDFGKVTLRFYHIYKGITDRCKLGNRLRIFGEVRVGARGLEMYHPELQVITEDTPLPQTQLTAIYPATEGLTQPKIRDYIQQALAQYSDHLPELLPAKFSNGYALKQALEYIHHPPVNANMLQLAQGSHPAQQRLIFEELVAHQISLLTRRAFIQQVEAPSFAPSKTYAKQLLASLAFEMTGAQKRVSREIVQDLKSNKPMLRLVQGDVGAGKTLVAGVAACHALEEGWQVALMAPTEILAEQHYLNFKRWFEPLGLNVAWLSGKQKGKARAAAEQVIRDGSAHLVIGTHALFQENVEFAKLGLVIIDEQHRFGVDQRLALRNKGLDGMSPHQLVMTATPIPRTLAMSAYGDLDTSVIDELPPGRTPIQTVTIPLDRREEVLQRIASNCAEGKQAYWVCTLVEQSETLDAQAAEATFAEIRERFPALNIGLVHGKMKADEKQAVMQQFKNNELQLLIATTVIEVGVDVPNASIMVIENAERLGLSQLHQLRGRVGRGAKASFCALLYKHPLSQNGQERLRIMRETNDGFMIAEKDLELRGPGELLGTKQTGDMNFRVAKLERDDHLLNQAHYVAQQMLKDYPDQAEALLQRWLPEAPRYAYV; translated from the coding sequence ATGGCTGCAGTCCATCAGTTACAAGGCGTTGGCAATGCCGCCGCTTCATTACTCGAAAAACTAAATATCTTCAATACTGATGATTTGCTTTTTCATCTACCACGTGACTATGAAGACCGTAGCACGATCATTCCCATGAATCAATTGAGCGTGGGACGCAGTTATCTGCTGGAAGGGATCGTTAAAGGTGTAGATTTTCCACCCGGTAAACGCAAATCTATGGCTGTGCTGCTGGATGATGATTTTGGCAAGGTTACTTTACGTTTTTATCATATCTATAAAGGTATTACTGACCGCTGCAAACTGGGTAACCGTTTAAGAATTTTTGGTGAAGTGCGGGTCGGTGCGCGCGGTCTGGAAATGTATCATCCCGAACTGCAAGTCATTACTGAGGACACACCTTTACCTCAAACCCAGCTCACGGCGATTTACCCTGCGACTGAAGGCCTGACCCAACCCAAAATACGGGATTATATTCAGCAGGCCTTGGCTCAATACAGCGACCATCTGCCTGAACTACTGCCAGCAAAATTTAGCAATGGTTATGCACTGAAACAGGCACTGGAATATATCCATCACCCGCCAGTCAATGCCAATATGCTGCAACTAGCACAAGGCTCACATCCTGCACAGCAGCGCCTGATCTTTGAAGAACTGGTAGCGCATCAGATCAGTTTATTGACACGTCGGGCCTTTATTCAGCAAGTCGAAGCGCCTTCATTTGCGCCCAGTAAAACCTATGCCAAACAGCTCTTAGCCAGTCTGGCTTTTGAAATGACCGGTGCGCAAAAACGTGTATCCAGAGAAATCGTGCAGGATTTAAAAAGCAATAAACCAATGTTGCGTCTGGTGCAAGGCGATGTTGGTGCAGGTAAAACCCTAGTGGCCGGTGTCGCAGCCTGCCATGCCTTAGAGGAAGGCTGGCAAGTGGCCTTGATGGCACCGACCGAGATTCTGGCCGAGCAGCATTATCTAAACTTTAAACGCTGGTTTGAGCCTTTGGGCTTAAATGTGGCCTGGCTTTCCGGCAAGCAGAAAGGCAAAGCCCGCGCCGCAGCAGAACAGGTGATTCGGGACGGGAGCGCCCATCTGGTGATCGGTACCCATGCCCTGTTTCAGGAAAATGTCGAGTTTGCCAAACTGGGTCTGGTGATTATTGATGAACAGCACCGCTTTGGTGTGGATCAGCGCCTTGCACTCAGAAATAAAGGGCTAGATGGTATGTCTCCGCATCAACTGGTGATGACTGCGACTCCGATTCCCCGCACACTGGCCATGTCTGCCTATGGTGATCTGGATACCTCGGTGATTGACGAGCTGCCGCCGGGCCGTACCCCGATTCAGACCGTGACCATTCCATTAGATCGACGCGAAGAAGTCTTGCAACGGATTGCCAGCAACTGTGCTGAAGGTAAGCAGGCATATTGGGTGTGTACACTGGTAGAACAGTCCGAAACCCTGGATGCTCAGGCCGCAGAAGCGACCTTTGCCGAAATTCGCGAGCGCTTTCCTGCGCTGAATATCGGACTGGTACATGGCAAGATGAAAGCCGATGAAAAACAGGCGGTAATGCAGCAGTTTAAAAATAATGAATTACAGCTCCTGATTGCCACCACCGTGATCGAAGTCGGCGTCGATGTACCCAATGCCTCCATTATGGTGATTGAAAATGCCGAGCGTCTGGGTCTATCTCAATTGCATCAGCTACGTGGCCGGGTCGGTCGTGGCGCCAAAGCCAGCTTCTGTGCCCTGCTGTATAAGCATCCACTTTCGCAAAATGGTCAGGAACGTTTAAGAATCATGCGCGAAACCAATGATGGTTTTATGATTGCCGAGAAAGATCTGGAGTTACGTGGCCCGGGTGAGCTGCTCGGGACCAAACAGACCGGGGACATGAATTTCCGTGTGGCCAAACTTGAACGTGATGATCACCTGCTCAATCAGGCACATTATGTGGCTCAGCAGATGCTCAAGGATTATCCCGATCAGGCCGAAGCATTATTGCAACGCTGGCTACCGGAAGCACCGCGCTATGCCTATGTTTAA
- a CDS encoding phospholipid-binding protein MlaC: MKTLVKQTLAASILSTMVAGTVFAAPSEAPPAFIKKVADGLIERLKADNAKLQNNPALVKAIVRQNLDPYIDSQSFTRIVMGTYATNQYSTAAQRAQFEKNFRETLIENYGSAFSKFSNQTYSVRPYKASNSKNPVVTIDFNNKGEKIPVAFQLVDKGSQWKIRNINVSGIDLGLQFRNQFAATVKRNGGNIDKAIANFKPDAEAAIDKNKK, encoded by the coding sequence GTGAAGACTTTAGTAAAACAAACGCTTGCAGCAAGCATTCTTTCAACAATGGTTGCTGGTACAGTGTTTGCTGCACCATCTGAAGCACCACCTGCTTTTATTAAAAAAGTGGCAGATGGTTTGATTGAGCGCCTCAAAGCTGATAATGCAAAATTGCAGAACAATCCGGCGCTGGTCAAAGCGATTGTCCGCCAGAATTTGGATCCATACATTGATTCACAGTCTTTCACGCGTATTGTGATGGGGACTTATGCGACGAACCAGTATAGTACTGCTGCACAGCGCGCGCAGTTTGAAAAGAATTTCCGTGAAACGCTCATTGAAAATTATGGTTCTGCATTTTCCAAGTTTAGTAATCAGACCTATAGCGTGCGTCCATACAAGGCCAGCAACAGCAAAAACCCTGTTGTAACCATCGACTTTAATAATAAAGGCGAGAAAATTCCGGTAGCGTTTCAGCTGGTGGACAAAGGCTCACAATGGAAAATCCGCAACATCAACGTATCGGGTATCGATCTAGGTTTGCAATTCCGTAACCAGTTTGCTGCGACAGTAAAACGTAATGGCGGTAATATAGATAAAGCTATTGCTAACTTCAAACCGGATGCAGAAGCTGCAATCGACAAGAACAAGAAATAA
- a CDS encoding NUDIX hydrolase, whose product MNVITVAAAIILNEAQQLLVVRKKGTSCFMQVGGKLEPNEAPEATMLREIQEEIGTQAQIQQFIGRFETQTANEPDHQLVSYVYWVSLDQAPKIEAEIAEMKWVDLDEKELRLAPLTTEIVIPWVKSQLLAQA is encoded by the coding sequence ATGAACGTGATTACGGTGGCTGCAGCCATTATTTTAAATGAAGCGCAGCAACTGCTGGTGGTTCGCAAAAAAGGGACATCCTGCTTTATGCAGGTTGGTGGCAAGCTGGAGCCAAATGAAGCACCAGAAGCAACGATGTTGCGTGAAATTCAGGAAGAAATTGGCACACAGGCGCAGATTCAGCAATTCATTGGGCGTTTTGAAACCCAGACGGCAAATGAACCTGATCATCAACTGGTGAGTTATGTCTATTGGGTAAGTCTGGATCAAGCACCAAAAATTGAAGCGGAAATTGCCGAAATGAAATGGGTCGATCTGGATGAAAAAGAGCTACGACTCGCACCCTTGACCACTGAAATTGTGATTCCTTGGGTGAAGTCGCAGTTACTCGCCCAAGCTTAA
- a CDS encoding TIGR00730 family Rossman fold protein, which translates to MNSIAIFCGSALGSDPLYAQIAEKVGQTLAARHQTLVYGGGRSGLMGIVADSALAAGGKVIGVIPRQLVNRELAHPHITELFVVDNMHERKTRMSELAQGFIAIPGGAGTLEEIFEQWTWAQLGIHKKPCAFLNVDGFYDDLLKFIYMTTEKGFTKARFSDALIVSDNLDDILRQFESYQPPEAKWGMVDQTDLVK; encoded by the coding sequence ATGAATTCTATTGCAATTTTTTGTGGTTCAGCACTGGGCTCGGATCCTCTCTATGCCCAGATTGCCGAAAAGGTTGGCCAAACCTTGGCAGCAAGGCATCAGACGCTGGTCTATGGCGGTGGTCGCTCCGGTTTAATGGGCATTGTTGCTGATAGTGCTTTGGCTGCTGGTGGCAAGGTGATTGGTGTAATTCCAAGACAGCTGGTCAATCGTGAACTGGCGCATCCGCATATTACCGAGCTATTTGTGGTCGATAATATGCATGAACGTAAAACCCGCATGTCGGAACTGGCCCAGGGATTTATTGCCATTCCGGGTGGTGCCGGAACCCTAGAGGAAATTTTTGAACAATGGACCTGGGCACAGTTGGGAATTCATAAAAAGCCTTGTGCTTTTTTAAATGTAGATGGTTTCTATGATGATTTACTCAAATTTATCTATATGACGACTGAGAAAGGTTTTACCAAAGCGCGCTTTAGCGATGCTTTAATTGTGAGTGATAATCTGGATGATATTTTGCGCCAGTTTGAAAGTTATCAGCCGCCTGAAGCGAAATGGGGTATGGTCGATCAGACCGATCTTGTAAAATAA
- a CDS encoding ComF family protein — protein sequence MPMFKLLQHGKSWLTRLQPCQLCLTDHQSIHSVCEDCWRQLPWAHQTIQRQEMQFQIACDYAYPMDRLIQLFKYEQKLHLQNLLAGVLLSLDLPKVSAIVPMPISNERLAERGYNQSLVLAKHVAKQLNVPIWQPVRRMKQHSQKGLSRLERIEDIQSQFQISTISKLRYRRVLIIDDVVTTGSSIRALSQTLEQLGCQKVYAACLAGAQI from the coding sequence ATGCCTATGTTTAAATTACTGCAACATGGAAAATCCTGGCTGACCCGCTTACAGCCCTGCCAGCTCTGTCTGACCGATCATCAGTCCATTCATTCAGTCTGTGAAGATTGCTGGCGACAATTACCCTGGGCACATCAAACCATTCAACGGCAGGAAATGCAGTTCCAGATTGCCTGCGACTATGCTTACCCGATGGACCGGCTGATTCAACTGTTTAAATATGAACAGAAGCTGCATTTGCAAAATTTACTGGCAGGTGTGCTGTTAAGTTTAGACCTACCTAAAGTCAGTGCGATAGTACCGATGCCGATCTCGAATGAGCGTCTGGCTGAGCGCGGTTATAATCAATCTCTAGTGCTGGCCAAACATGTGGCAAAACAGTTGAATGTACCCATCTGGCAACCTGTTCGACGAATGAAACAACACTCGCAAAAGGGCCTAAGCCGGCTGGAGCGGATTGAAGACATCCAATCACAATTCCAGATCAGTACTATTTCCAAGCTGCGTTACCGTCGGGTGCTGATTATTGATGATGTGGTGACGACCGGCAGCTCGATTCGAGCACTGAGCCAAACACTTGAACAACTGGGCTGTCAAAAAGTTTATGCAGCCTGTCTGGCAGGTGCTCAAATCTGA
- a CDS encoding ABC transporter ATP-binding protein, translating to MKNQTARDTQSLIEVKNLSFKRGERVIYDDVSLSIRRGQITAIMGPSGTGKTTLLRLIGGQLVPEHGQVLLDGKDIATMSRSELFSARARMGMLFQSGALFTDMSVYENVAFPIRAHTKLPEHLIKEIVALKLESVGLRGAEQMMPFELSGGMNRRVALARAIALDPELIMYDEPFAGQDPIVMGVLTRLIRSLREALDLTTIIVSHDVAETLSIADYIYVVAEGKIQGEGTPAELKAHPSAFVQQFLTGSVEGPVDYQFSHQAYLSDEVRS from the coding sequence ATGAAAAATCAAACAGCGCGAGATACTCAATCTCTGATTGAAGTCAAGAATCTGAGCTTCAAGCGGGGTGAGCGCGTGATTTATGACGACGTGAGTTTAAGTATTCGTCGTGGGCAGATTACCGCCATTATGGGACCATCCGGTACTGGTAAAACCACTTTATTAAGGTTGATTGGTGGGCAGCTGGTTCCTGAGCACGGTCAGGTTTTACTGGACGGCAAAGATATTGCCACGATGTCACGTTCCGAACTTTTTTCAGCACGTGCACGGATGGGTATGTTGTTTCAGAGCGGTGCTTTGTTTACCGATATGAGCGTGTATGAAAATGTCGCATTTCCGATTCGAGCACATACTAAATTGCCGGAACATCTGATTAAGGAAATCGTGGCACTGAAGCTGGAATCAGTCGGTTTACGTGGTGCAGAACAGATGATGCCGTTTGAACTATCCGGTGGTATGAACCGACGCGTGGCTTTGGCCCGTGCGATTGCGCTGGATCCTGAGCTGATCATGTACGATGAACCCTTTGCCGGACAAGATCCGATTGTGATGGGCGTTTTGACTCGTCTGATCCGTTCATTACGTGAAGCACTGGACTTAACCACAATTATTGTCTCGCATGATGTTGCAGAAACTTTATCAATTGCAGACTACATCTATGTGGTGGCAGAAGGCAAAATTCAGGGCGAGGGCACACCGGCAGAGCTGAAAGCGCATCCGTCTGCTTTTGTACAGCAATTTCTGACCGGTTCGGTAGAAGGTCCAGTGGATTATCAGTTTAGTCATCAAGCTTATTTAAGTGATGAGGTTCGTTCATGA
- the mlaE gene encoding lipid asymmetry maintenance ABC transporter permease subunit MlaE, whose protein sequence is MNAIAALGRRVIERVQGIGVATLMLLQILFSIPTWLGVKLFIYQMYRVGVLSLLIIVVSGLFIGAVLGLQMFSILSTFGSESMLGTAVALTLLRELAPVVAALLFAGRAGSALTAEIGLMKATEQLSSMEMIGVDPLKRVISPRLWAGIFSLPMLSVIFAAVGIMGGKMVGVDFLGADEGAYWSGMESSVQFYKDVLNGTIIKSFVFALICTWIAVYQGYACVPTSEGIATSTTRTVVYSSLCVLGFDFVLTAVMFGGV, encoded by the coding sequence ATGAATGCAATTGCCGCATTAGGTAGACGCGTTATTGAACGTGTACAGGGGATTGGGGTCGCGACCCTGATGCTGTTGCAGATTTTATTTTCCATACCGACCTGGCTTGGAGTAAAGCTGTTTATTTATCAGATGTATCGGGTTGGGGTATTGTCCCTGCTGATTATTGTGGTTTCTGGCCTGTTTATTGGTGCCGTGCTTGGTTTGCAGATGTTTAGCATCTTGTCGACCTTTGGTAGTGAGTCGATGCTAGGAACGGCGGTCGCGTTGACCTTGCTGCGTGAACTGGCACCTGTGGTCGCTGCTTTGCTATTTGCAGGACGTGCCGGTTCAGCCTTGACTGCGGAAATTGGCCTGATGAAAGCTACTGAACAATTGTCCAGTATGGAAATGATCGGTGTCGATCCATTGAAGCGGGTGATTTCGCCGCGTCTTTGGGCAGGGATTTTTAGCTTGCCAATGCTTTCCGTCATCTTTGCCGCAGTTGGCATTATGGGCGGTAAAATGGTCGGGGTAGATTTCCTGGGTGCCGATGAAGGCGCTTATTGGAGCGGCATGGAAAGCAGCGTGCAATTCTATAAAGATGTCTTGAATGGCACCATTATTAAAAGTTTTGTATTCGCATTAATTTGTACTTGGATTGCGGTGTACCAAGGCTATGCCTGTGTCCCGACATCGGAAGGTATTGCAACTTCTACAACGCGTACAGTCGTCTATTCTTCACTGTGCGTTTTAGGCTTTGACTTTGTGTTGACTGCGGTCATGTTCGGAGGTGTTTAA
- a CDS encoding STAS domain-containing protein: MIVFKDQELQVSGKIDYANAQDYYLNGLRVVQSQTKFPLVVNLAGLESGSTLALAVLVRWLRQTPQAQGLQFKAVPAKMMNIIQACHLQDDLQIIQ, from the coding sequence GTGATTGTATTCAAGGATCAGGAATTGCAGGTTTCAGGCAAAATTGACTATGCCAATGCGCAGGACTATTACCTAAATGGTCTGCGTGTGGTTCAATCCCAGACCAAATTTCCGCTTGTGGTCAACTTGGCTGGGCTTGAAAGTGGCAGTACTTTGGCTTTGGCGGTATTGGTGCGCTGGTTGCGCCAAACTCCTCAAGCGCAAGGACTACAGTTTAAAGCTGTTCCTGCTAAAATGATGAATATCATTCAGGCCTGTCATTTACAGGATGATTTACAGATCATTCAGTAA